One genomic window of Aliiroseovarius sp. M344 includes the following:
- the rpsT gene encoding 30S ribosomal protein S20 produces the protein MANSPQSKKRARQNEARFAVNKARRSRIRTFLRKVEEAIETGDKEAASAALKAAQPELMRGVTKGVYHKNTAARKVSRLSARVKSLG, from the coding sequence CCCAGTCCAAAAAACGCGCTCGTCAGAACGAGGCTCGTTTTGCTGTAAACAAAGCCCGCCGTTCGCGCATTCGCACCTTCCTGCGTAAAGTTGAGGAAGCGATCGAAACCGGCGACAAGGAAGCCGCTTCGGCTGCTCTGAAAGCTGCGCAACCCGAACTGATGCGCGGCGTGACCAAAGGCGTTTATCACAAGAACACCGCAGCTCGCAAAGTGTCGCGCCTGTCGGCACGTGTTAAATCGCTTGGCTAA